Proteins from one Nerophis lumbriciformis linkage group LG16, RoL_Nlum_v2.1, whole genome shotgun sequence genomic window:
- the sp6 gene encoding transcription factor Sp6: MAHHYESWLRTAPSSGNSEDINNIPSWWDLQREVHSGNWIDLHTGQGLGLPSVSPGSSMGLQSSLASYGSDPQLCALPLAQHVPPSHSPHFFPQDCFKMEPLPAEILQQEPLPLEEPQENVGLARPKSQRRASRGGGTAACRCPNCVHAEQLGQSADDSRRKHMHNCHIPGCGKAYAKTSHLKAHLRWHSGDRPFVCNWLFCGKRFTRSDELQRHLQTHTGAKKFSCTLCPRVFMRNDHLAKHMRTHDSTAGRGEERVNVEEKVFDSSKSPQSSSSMSMPDTSESSLKLMCKTESSVSSGTV, encoded by the coding sequence ATGGCCCACCACTATGAGTCCTGGTTGCGGACAGCACCATCTAGTGGCAACTCCGAAGACATCAACAACATCCCTTCATGGTGGGATCTCCAGAGGGAGGTTCACTCAGGGAACTGGATTGATCTCCACACAGGGCAAGGTTTAGGTTTGCCTTCCGTGAGTCCAGGGAGCTCCATGGGTCTGCAGTCCTCTTTAGCATCCTACGGTTCCGACCCGCAGCTCTGCGCCTTGCCTCTGGCTCAGCATGTACCGCCATCGCACTCGCCTCACTTCTTCCCTCAGGACTGCTTCAAGATGGAGCCTCTGCCTGCTGAAATCCTGCAACAGGAGCCGCTCCCCCTGGAGGAGCCACAGGAGAATGTCGGGTTGGCCCGCCCAAAGTCCCAGCGACGCGCTTCCAGAGGCGGCGGCACGGCGGCCTGTCGCTGCCCTAACTGCGTTCACGCGGAGCAACTGGGTCAGAGCGCCGACGACAGCCGGAGGAAGCACATGCACAACTGCCACATCCCCGGCTGTGGCAAAGCCTACGCCAAGACCTCCCATCTGAAGGCTCACCTACGCTGGCACAGCGGGGACAGGCCGTTCGTCTGCAACTGGCTCTTTTGCGGCAAGCGGTTCACGCGTTCCGATGAACTGCAGCGCCACCTGCAGACGCACACCGGCGCCAAGAAGTTCAGCTGCACGCTGTGCCCTCGAGTGTTCATGCGCAACGATCACCTGGCCAAGCACATGCGCACGCACGATTCCACGGCCGGGCGCGGTGAGGAAAGGGTGAACGTAGAGGAAAAGGTCTTTGATTCCTCCAAATCTCCTCAGTCATCTTCAAGCATGTCCATGCCTGACACCTCAGAGTCTTCCCTTAAGTTGATGTGTAAGACAGAGTCCTCGGTCTCCAGTGGAACTGTATAG